A stretch of DNA from Archangium lipolyticum:
GGACGCTCTACTTCTGCCTCTTCGCGCTCTACGCCATCTGGGGCTCGACGTACCTGGCCATCCACTGGGTGCTCCAGGGAGGCTTCCCGCCCTTCCTGATGGCGGGGGTGCGCTACGTGGTGGCAGGCGCCATCCTCTACCTCGTGTTGCGGCTGCGCGGGTACGCCAACCCCTCGGCGCGCCAGTGGGGAGCGGGTGCCCTCATCGGCTTCCTGCTGCTCGTCGTGGGCAACGGCGCCGTGGTCTTCGCGCAGCAGTGGGTGCCCTCGGGAGTGGTGGCCATCGTGGTGGGCAGCGTGCCCTTGTGGACCGCGCTCTTTAGCGGCCTGTTCGGCCAGTGGCCCGGGCGGGCCGAGCGCTGGGGCCTGGGCATCGGCTTCTGCGGCCTGCTGCTGCTCAACCTCGGCAGCGACATGAGCGGCAATCCATGGGCCGTGCTCGCGCTGCTGGTGGGCCCGCTGAGCTGGGCGTTCGGCTCCATCTGGACGCGCCGGCTGCCGATGGCGGAGGGGCTCATGTCCACCGCCACGCAGATGATCACCGGCGGAGCCATCTTCCTACTCTTCAGCTTCGGAGCGGGCGAGCACCTCACCACCCTGCCGACGCCGCGCGCCCTCCTGTCCCTGGGCTATCTGATCATCTTCGGCTCGCTGGTGGCCTTCAGCGCGTACGGCTACATGCTGCGCAACGCCCGGCCCGCGCTCGCCACCAGCTATGCCTACGTCAACCCGATGGTGGCCGTGCTGCTCGGTACGTTCCTCGCGGGCGAATCGCTGAGCACCTGGGGCTTCGTCGCCATGGCAGCCATCCTCGGCTCGGTGGGCCTGCTCACGCGCGCGAAGCGCTGAGGTGCATCCCGGTCAGTGTAGAGGCTCGGTGAGAGGGTCGAGCACCGGGCAGCGGGTGGGCGGCACGTGGTGTGTGTGGTCGTAGAAGCACTCGGGCCCGAGGTGCGCGATGAGCTCGCGCTCCCGGGCCGCCCCCGCGTCAGTGCCTGCTTCGGTGGGAAGCACGTAGGGCTGCACGAGAACGAGCTCATCCCCGAGCGGCTTGCGGTACTCGGACGGTAGGGACGCGAGACGCTCGCCGAAGAGCCGGATGAAGGGCGGGCCGTAGAAGTTCCTCCAGAAGAGGCCGGCGAGGCCCTGGCTGTAGTCCCGTACGATCGAGGTCCAGATCTGGCCTCCTTTTTCATGAGGCACCCAGCGCCGGGTCTTGCGTTCGATGTCATCGTCCCTCGAGGAGAACGCGAAGGGAGAGCGCACGAGGCGCATGATCTCGATCACCTGCTGAAGGTGGGCCTCACGCCAGGAAACTTTCGACGCACACGTCACTGACGTCACCCAGGTAATGCCACCCGCGTAGGGGGGATCGCCGGGCTTCGATGGAAAGACGAGGAAGAAATCCCGATCCGTCCTGGCCGTGACGCAGAGGGTATCGCGCTGCTCATAGAAGCGCAGCAGTGCGTCGTAATCGATGTCGTCCGGGTTGAGCCTGCCGGTCAGGGAGGCCACCCCATACCTCACCGGCGAGAACCATCGGAATTTCTCGAAAGCAAGGTGGAGGAACTCGCTCATGACCTCGACTGATGGGATGCCGGGGGGCAGGCAGACGCGTGTCGTCAGAGGCTTACGCATGAAGCTCATCAGGGGTGGGAGAGAAGCGTCACTCTGCCGAGATCTTGAAGCTCGTGCAGCACCTTCTGGAGAGGCGCGCTGAGCCGCGTTGCCCCATCCGGATGCAGAGTGGAACGGACCCAGAGTTCGACGTGACCTCCGTACTCGCGCACGTAATCGAGCATGACCTTGAGGTTGCCGGTATGGGCCAGCTCGTTGCGCGCCTTGGCCTCGACGAAGTGGTAGGGCTTGCCCCACACCAGCTCGCCGGGGTTGCCGAGCACCGAGTCGGGGATGAAACCCGAGGCCATACCACCGGGTGGAGGCATCATCATCGCGGTGTTCTTCACATAGCCCTGCCGCGCGAGGATGGCGTTCTCGAAGGCATTGCCCACGGGCTTGTTGGCGAGAATGGAGCGGTAGAGGCGCTCCCACTCGGGGTCCATCCCGTATGAGAAGCGCGGGTACTTGCCGGGGTGGCGGAACTGGTAGTCCACCCAGCACTGGGCCAGGTGCCCGGGAGTCCCAGGCAACAGCCGCGAACCATCCGAAAGAGTCCGAACGCCCAGCAGGGGTAGCTTCTCTCCACGCCGAAATGACTCCGAAGCCTCGCGCACGGGCGTCTCCAGCCGGAGGGCCACGCGTTGGAGGAACTCCAAGTCCCCCTGGGTCAAAGCGCGCCCTTCCGCGGCGTTGCGCAACAGACGCTCGATTTCCCGCACGTCCTCGGGAGCGAGGTGGGAGGCGACACGCGAAAGCACCCGCACCTCGTCCAGGCCCTTGCCAGTCAGGAGCGCGACACGTTGCAGGGCCGCATCGCCTCCCTCCTTCAGCAGCTTGCCGTTCACGAAGGGCAGCAGTACCCCCACGGCGGACAAGAGGCGCTCGGGCTCGCTGAGACGGTGGCCGGTGAGGCTGAATCCAGTGAAGGCGGCATCCAGGTCCATCACCTCACCCACACCGGGCATGAAGCCCACCGCGAGCTCCAGCAGCAACTCCTCCGAGGTGTACGTGTCCTCGGGAGGTGGGGTGTAGTCGAGGTGAGGCGGTGCTCGCTTGCCCAGCTCGATCGCGGTGGCCAGGGCGGAGCGGCTGGCCAATAGGTAGAGGGCCACCTCTGAGGGGCTGCGGCGCAGGAAGTCCGGATCCTCGGTATGAGCGTAGGCCCAGGCCAGCGTGGCACTCACGAGGGCCGACAGCGACTTCTCACGCAGCGGGTGGTCGGTGAGACGGTGACCAGGAGCGATGTGGCGCAGGTGCGCGACATGCGTCTCCATCAACCGCAGGCCCCATTGCAGGTACTCCTCCAGCTTCGCTTCGACCGCCTTCCAGCGCTCGGCCTCCGCCCTCTTCGTCTCATCCAACCCGGGAAGAGAGATGTCCGGTCCATGGGCTCGCGAAGAAAGGACGGATTCAGGGGTGGAAGAGCCATGGGCCGACACGGCCGGCAGGCGGGCCGTTGGCCTGATGCCGCGCGTGGCGGAAGCCGCGGGGGCGGAGGAATCCGCGAGTTCCCAGCCCTCCAACGAACGCTGAAGCACCACCACCCCATCACCGCTCCAGCCCCAGACCTCCTGTAGCAACGCCCGCCTCAGCGCGAGACGGAAGGAGGCCTCTCGCACCGGCACGCCTTCGGGTCCCACTCCTGGCTCCACGACGCATTCCCGGAGGACCAGGCTTCGCCCGTCCATCCTCAGGCGCAACACGAGCCGTCCCCCCACCCGAGCCTCGGCCCCGGCCTCCTCCCAGGCACGAGCGTGCACCGCCGCCACCGCTGTTTCCAGGGCCTCGACCTCGCTCTTGCGTCGCCGCCGCGCCTCGGCCTCTGCCATCGCATGCAGGTCCTGCTGCTCCAGCGCACGCGGTGGCCCAGGGGGAGCCAAGGAGCGCACGCGAAGGGAGAAGGTCAGCAGCCCCGAGGGCGGCCCCCCCGTGGCGCAGCCGCACAAAAGGAGCAGGGCCGCCAGGACTGGCAGCCCGGGGAGCCTCCACATCTCGCGATGCCGACCAACGGTGGACAGGGTGCTCTTCCAGGAAGTTTTCAGCTCAACAGCGCGCTCCCCTGTCGAGAGGCCAATACCCTCCTGCAAGTTCCTCTTTTCTCCGGAGGGTCTCGTCCCTAGTGTCCGCGACGCCCTGGGAGTACCCACCCGGCAGGGGAAAGGATTCGGAACACCATGACCACCAAGACGGCGAAGGACGTGCTTTCGTTCGCGAAGGAGCACGGCGCGCAGATGGTGAGCCTGCGCTTCATCGACTTCATCGGTCGCTGGCGCCACTTCGCGGTTCCGCTGCACGAGCTGAGCGAGGGCATCTTCGAGGAGGGCCTCGGCTTCGACGGCTCGTCCATCAAGGGTTGGCTGGAGATCCACAACTCCGACATGCTGGTGATGCCGGACCCCAACACCGCGGTGATGGATCCGTTCACGCAGACGCCGACGCTGGCGCTGCTGTGCAACGTGAGCGATCCCATCACCAAGGAGCAGTACATGAGGGATCCGCGCAACATCGCGGCGCGCGCGGAGAAGTACCTCAAGAGCACGGGCCTGGCGGACACGGCCTACTTCGGACCCGAGGCCGAGTTCTTCATCTTCGACGGGGTGCGCTACAGCACGGAACCGCACCACATGTTCTTCGAGATCGACTCCATCGAGGGCGCGTGGAACACGGGCCGCGAGGAGCCGGGCGGCAACCTGGGCTACAAGCCGAACTTCAAGGACGGCTACAACGCGTTGATGCCCACGGACGCGCACAACGACATGCGCGACGAGATGTGCCGGATCCTCGGTGAGGTGGGGATCACCGTGGAGCGCCAGCACCACGAGGTGGCGACGGCGGGCCAGTCGGAGATCGACTTCCGCTTCGACACGCTGGTGAAGACGGCGGACAACCTGATGTGGTTCAAGTACGTGCTCAAGAACGTGGCCGCGCGGCATGGCAAGGCGGTGACGTTCATGCCCAAGCCCCTGTACGGGGACAACGGCAGCGGCATGCACACGCACCAGTCGCTGTGGAAGGGCGGCAAGCCGCTGTTCGCCGGCGAGGGCTACGCGGGCATGAGCGAGATGGCGCTGCACTACATCGGCGGCATCCTCAAGCACGCGCGGGCGCTGGCGGCCATCTGCAACCCGACGAACAACTCGTACAAGCGGCTGGTGCCGGGCTACGAGGCGCCGGTGAACCTGGCGTACTCGAGCCGCAACCGCAGCGCGTCCATCCGCATCCCGATGTTCAGCGCGAGCCCCAAGGCCAAGCGCCTGGAGTTCCGCTCGCCGGACCCGAGCTGCAACCCGTACCTGGCGTTCGCCGCGCAGCTGATGGCGGGCCTGGACGGCATCGAGAACAAGATCGACCCGGGCGAGCCGCTGGACAAGGACATCTACGGGCTGTCGCCGGAGGAGCTCAAGGACGTGCCGAAGATGCCGGGCTCGCTGGACGAGGCGCTGGACTGCCTGAAGAAGGACCACAAGTTCCTGCTCAAGGGCGACGTCTTCAGCGAGGACGCGCTCAACAGCTGGATCGAGCAGAAGCAGAAGGAGGTGGACGCCATCCGCCTGCGTCCGCACCCGATGGAGTACCAGCTCTACTTCGACATCTGAGGCACCACCACCACCACCCCTCTCCCTCCGGGAGAGGGACGGGGTGAGGGTAGCGCGAGCCCAGGGTTCCACACGGGGCGCTTCCAGGAGACCGGGGGCGCCCCGTCATCCATCCAGCCTCAGCGCGTCCAGTAACGGTCTCCGTACCACCACGCGAGCACGCCACCGATCAGGGCCGAGCCCCCGATGGCCGCGAGCGTCACCACCCCCGACGTGATTCCCCATTCGAACGCGAAGTAGAAGCCGGAGAAGCCACCCGCCACGGCTCCCACCGCGAAGCGGATCTTCTGCTCCATGGCATCGGGACGGATGCCGTCATTGGCCAGGGGTCCGGAGCGATGGCGCTCCACCTGGGAGGAAGTCCCCGGCGCGGACTTGAGCTCCTTGCGAGCGCGCTCGAGCCGGGAGAGGGCATGCTGGAAGGCGGCATCCGCGTCGCGGGCCTTCGCGTCAGCCGCGGTACGCTCGGCCTCGGCCTTCACGCGATCCTGCTTCTCCCGGGTCGAGAGCCGCTCCAGACGCGCCATCTCGGTACGGCTGCGGGTCAGTTCGTCCTTCGCCGCGCGCAGCTCCGCCTGGAGTCGCTCCACGGTGTCTCGCAGTTCTCGTTCCTCGCCAGCCATGGGTGAGAAGGTTATCGCGATGCCCCCCCGAACGGACAAGCGGCCCCCCACGACACCGGATGGACGCTACCTCGTGGTGGAGGGGCGGCTCTGGCGGTGCTCCAATCCCGCGCTCGGGCCCCGGCAGCGCTCGCTCCTGGTGGAGGCGCTGATGCACGCGCGGCGGGACGTGGGCCGGGCGCTCCGGGCCAGGGACGCGAGGGCGGAGCGCGAGGCGCGAGCGCGGGTACACCGGGCGAAGGTGGCACTCGGAGAACGAGGGCCGCCGTGGTGGACCGACGGCGCTCCCGACTTCAACCGCCGGCTTGTCGAGAACACCCCGTACGCCGGGTGGTTCCACGCGCTCCGCTGACGCCTACTCCCCCAGGGCCGAGTAGTGAACGATCCGGAAGCGGGCGCCCTGGGCCTCGCGGACGCGGGCGGCGAGAACTTCGTGCAGCTCGGGCTTCCACGTGCCCCAGCGCTCGAAGAAGCGGGCGGCGGCGGCCTTGTCTCCCGCGTGCTGCACGGCGAGCACCTCCTTCAGCAGGGAGGTGACGACGTCCAGGTAGCGCTCGTAACGGACGGTGAGGCGCGCGGTCTTCGGGTCGGCTTCGAGCAGCCCATGCTCCAGGAACCAGTTGAACTGGATGAGCTGCATCGTCTGGTAGGGCTGGTCGCGGCGCGGCTTCGCGTTCTGCAGCGTGCGCCGGATGCCGGAGGCCCGCACCGCGCGCAGCGTGGCGTCACTCACCGTCCCGTCCTTGTTCATCGCGTGCAGCGCGAACAGCGAGACGAGGTCCGCCTTCATCTCCTCGAGCGCGTCCGCGTAGTCCTCCAGCGCGACGTCGAGCAAGCGGCCCCGCGCGTCCCGGTCGACGCCCAGGTAGTGGCCGATCTCGTGCCAGAGCGTCCGCTGGAAGTTCCCCTC
This window harbors:
- the yedA gene encoding drug/metabolite exporter YedA yields the protein MSTISSSIPSATLPAESTTADMSRGTLYFCLFALYAIWGSTYLAIHWVLQGGFPPFLMAGVRYVVAGAILYLVLRLRGYANPSARQWGAGALIGFLLLVVGNGAVVFAQQWVPSGVVAIVVGSVPLWTALFSGLFGQWPGRAERWGLGIGFCGLLLLNLGSDMSGNPWAVLALLVGPLSWAFGSIWTRRLPMAEGLMSTATQMITGGAIFLLFSFGAGEHLTTLPTPRALLSLGYLIIFGSLVAFSAYGYMLRNARPALATSYAYVNPMVAVLLGTFLAGESLSTWGFVAMAAILGSVGLLTRAKR
- a CDS encoding pre-toxin TG domain-containing protein, with translation MAEAEARRRRKSEVEALETAVAAVHARAWEEAGAEARVGGRLVLRLRMDGRSLVLRECVVEPGVGPEGVPVREASFRLALRRALLQEVWGWSGDGVVVLQRSLEGWELADSSAPAASATRGIRPTARLPAVSAHGSSTPESVLSSRAHGPDISLPGLDETKRAEAERWKAVEAKLEEYLQWGLRLMETHVAHLRHIAPGHRLTDHPLREKSLSALVSATLAWAYAHTEDPDFLRRSPSEVALYLLASRSALATAIELGKRAPPHLDYTPPPEDTYTSEELLLELAVGFMPGVGEVMDLDAAFTGFSLTGHRLSEPERLLSAVGVLLPFVNGKLLKEGGDAALQRVALLTGKGLDEVRVLSRVASHLAPEDVREIERLLRNAAEGRALTQGDLEFLQRVALRLETPVREASESFRRGEKLPLLGVRTLSDGSRLLPGTPGHLAQCWVDYQFRHPGKYPRFSYGMDPEWERLYRSILANKPVGNAFENAILARQGYVKNTAMMMPPPGGMASGFIPDSVLGNPGELVWGKPYHFVEAKARNELAHTGNLKVMLDYVREYGGHVELWVRSTLHPDGATRLSAPLQKVLHELQDLGRVTLLSHP
- the glnA gene encoding type I glutamate--ammonia ligase, which produces MTTKTAKDVLSFAKEHGAQMVSLRFIDFIGRWRHFAVPLHELSEGIFEEGLGFDGSSIKGWLEIHNSDMLVMPDPNTAVMDPFTQTPTLALLCNVSDPITKEQYMRDPRNIAARAEKYLKSTGLADTAYFGPEAEFFIFDGVRYSTEPHHMFFEIDSIEGAWNTGREEPGGNLGYKPNFKDGYNALMPTDAHNDMRDEMCRILGEVGITVERQHHEVATAGQSEIDFRFDTLVKTADNLMWFKYVLKNVAARHGKAVTFMPKPLYGDNGSGMHTHQSLWKGGKPLFAGEGYAGMSEMALHYIGGILKHARALAAICNPTNNSYKRLVPGYEAPVNLAYSSRNRSASIRIPMFSASPKAKRLEFRSPDPSCNPYLAFAAQLMAGLDGIENKIDPGEPLDKDIYGLSPEELKDVPKMPGSLDEALDCLKKDHKFLLKGDVFSEDALNSWIEQKQKEVDAIRLRPHPMEYQLYFDI
- a CDS encoding protein bicaudal D homolog, producing MERLQAELRAAKDELTRSRTEMARLERLSTREKQDRVKAEAERTAADAKARDADAAFQHALSRLERARKELKSAPGTSSQVERHRSGPLANDGIRPDAMEQKIRFAVGAVAGGFSGFYFAFEWGITSGVVTLAAIGGSALIGGVLAWWYGDRYWTR